In the Scatophagus argus isolate fScaArg1 chromosome 11, fScaArg1.pri, whole genome shotgun sequence genome, ACATGAATAACACAAATTTTATGTAATTGAGTGATTTTCAGCTATTGTACAAGAAGATACAAATTTGTGTCTATTTGCTCATTCTACTGACATTTCATGTAATTTCCTcaggtaaaataaatacattcaattTTTGTTTGAGTATACCAATATACACAAGAACGTGGGAAAAGGTGCAAAGATAGGGATAGatacattttcatcaaaaacatCACTAAAATCTGTTATAAAGTTTGCAACATATTCAATCTCACAGACAAGTGAAAGGGACTAAAATAACATAACACACAAGACAAAGTTAATAATCATTATATAATTTGCACTATGAGTGTATGCCTGTGTCTTTGTCCCACAGAGTCTTCGTCTGAAGTGATGAGCCTCAGCACGTTTCCCATTGCCAGCCTTGGTGGGGATGCGCTTCTTAGCTGCTATCTTCGCAAAAAAAGTGAACAAGCCACACTCAGCAAAGTGTCAGTCACCTGGGAGAAGGAAGGACTGGAGGGACTTGTTTACCAGTACAATAATGGAGCTCCTGATCTCGGGGACCAGAACTCACAGTTTAAAGGGAGAACTCAGCTCTTCCCTGATGTTTTAGTCACAGGGAATGCCTCTTTGCTGCTGAGGGATGTGAAACAGAGTGACGAGGGTGTGTACACCTGCAGCATCAGCTCCTCTGATGGAGGAGGAAATGTCAACATTCATCTCAGAACAGCAGGTAGAATGACTCGTCTTTCCAACTTCACTATGTGTTTACTTTGGAAGGAAATATCTCTGAGAGCACTGGTAACTAACTTAACTAACCATGTTTAGTATTTATAAGCAGTATGCAAATATTTTATACTTGTAAATGCACTACAATGTAAGCAGATAAACAAGAACTGAAGTCTGAATTAAGATGTTTTACACATTATTACAACTGTGTTTTATGATATTGtcattaattatttgtttataCACTTACTATATGTGTCTATATGTGTTATTTAATTGTTGAATAATACTGTACTTTGCATAGTTCTGCCTTATGGCTTGTCATGAACAATTAGTCAAATGTGTATGTACTATTTGAATATTTAACTCAGTAAACAAAAGATTTGTAGTCTGCTGAGCTGAAACATTCACCTGACACTGAGTCGGACTACATTACAggctgaggaaagaaaagaaaagataagataagataagataagacttTATTGGAAATTTAGGATGCATTCCTTCCTcactattttatttaaatgacttaatttaatgtaatttgaTACTTTCCAATCTTTTTTTAAGGGTGTTTAAAAAGTATGCAATGTGACAACGTCACTATTGGCTGAAGTTTGTCCTGTAAAATTCACACTCCAGCATAGGTTAATAATTTTTCTTCACCACTTTTATCATCTCAGCCTTTTCAGCGCCCACATTCACACTCTCAAATGACATCCTGACTGCTGAAGCAAAAAGCTGGTTCCCTAAACCAACTGTGACATGGTTGGACGGAAATGGCAGCGTTCTACAAGGAACCAcacaactgacagaaaattctGCAGGGATATTCAGTGTAATCAGCACACTGCAGCCAGTCAATGTCAGCGACACTTACACCTGCACCATTGAAAATAACTTGGTGATCTCCTTCTCTAAGGCAACTATTACAGGTATTGTGCATTTACATCATATCATGTTTTTACAAGGCTATCTGTGAATGCCATAGTCTTTTTGTTGATTTGTCATGAATTGTCATGCTAATTAATGGGCCCCTTCTTATCTTTACACAGGAATTTCAGGTTACTCATCACAAGTGTGTATTCAGCTTGTGAAAGTCATTGTATGATGTCCTGTGCTTTATAAACTCTGAGAAAAAtaacactgtgaaaataacacactggatattttcagatttaataTTAATTTCTTATATCAGATTGGGTCACAAAGCCAAAATGGAATATGGACAGCAAGGGTACAATGGAAGACTATTGAGTTGAATCACAGGCAATGTGGAAGTTTTACTGGAACTAAAGTCCCTTGTTTGACCCATATTAGGGACAAAAATCTGAATATCTCAGCCTCTGCACTTTGATTTTGGCTGATCTTTTATTAATGCTTCTCTGACATGTGGCTCAGCTTCATAGAAGTGCAATACTGACATCTAGGAGAACCTTCTACGTCTGAAGTGTAAATGCATTCACTGATATAGGGCAGAGGTTAAATCTGAACGAGAAAAGaaactacaataaaacaaaatacatttttaaaaataaactaaaacagaCTGTGTTACATTTGGCAAAAAAGATTTGAATCTCCTTTCATATTTTCCAGGCTCTCAAGTTTCAGAGAGCACACACATCACCTACAGCACTGCATCATCCCTGCTGGCATCAACTTTCCTGCACATTGTGACCGGCATCCTCTGCATCTATTATCtgacctaaaaacaaaaacactctctttctctctctctggatctGAGTGTCAATCTCTTTATGTGCGCATGTGTTGTAGTCAATGACAGGATTTTCCAGAATTTTACATTAAGTAATGAGTACATAAAAGCAGTTCTGTCAGATTATGTCAGTTAAATTATTtcagtgggtgtttttttttgtacgtAAGAGAATTTAAGCCTGTGGTGCTTTTTCTCAGTTAACTTACACATTacatttcccttcactttctcaaatgtatgtgtatgttttaaataaaagcttCATCTTCATCGACATTTTCAGTAAAGATTTTTAAAGTCCAATTagcttgagttttttttctgtgtaacaTAATATAGGATGAACCATCATCCATATAAAGAAATTGCAGAAAGGTGTGGGCTATCTTATCAAAGCAGCACCTTACTGTTTATTGTATTACTGAGTTAATTAAAGGCACAGTATGTAGTGTCTGCCACTAAGTAttgtgggatcatgggagttgttgtctttatttttaaaagaccAGCACTGCATTTGTGACGCATCTATCGAACGTAGTAAGGGTTTAAAGATGTATTAATGTTTAGACAAGTTTGCAGAGTTCCTTTCTCACTTTCTGACTCTCTTCTGGTAATTATAGCAACAGGTGAGCAAACGAAACACACTATTACCGTTAAGGTCTTGTCATAATTCGtcagttcagtgtgaaaatgctACAAGTTATATCTTTAATAAATGCAGTGAATTTTAGTTGTTCTTCAATGGATTAATTCTAATTGATTGGTAATTAAGGGACtaacaagctgctgtgtgaatgttttcGGATTTTGTGCGTTTATGAAacaaaatttttaattttcctatCATAGAATTAGTTTTAAAACCAAGACGAGACATCAATTATGCCATTGAAGCAGATATTGTATagtttttggaaaacaaaaacccagTGAACTCCAGACTGTTCACATGATTATCCAAAAGAAATCTGCCCTATTGTAAACATACTGTTCTGTGCTGCCAGTAGATGGGGACAGCCAGAGTCCCAGTCCGGCATCAAAGAGTTCTGGGAAGTCTTGGCCCACCCTTAATAGTCCGTTAGAGGCTTCCCATTGGTCTGGTAGTAAGTGAGGTGTCATATGTCCCACGGAGCTGTGAACGCAGCCTACTTCTCCAGAGGGATAGTGGAGTTTTCTTAAGGGATAGTAATCAATGAGGTGCAACTCAACTACCGTGTTAACTTATGGTTTAGTGTCACACTAGAGGATATTATGTAGCAGAAAGTTTCAGGAGCAGTTTTCAGTTGTGACAGGTTTGTAGGTTTCAGGGTGGTAACGGTATTCGCAGCTTTGTTTTTGGCACCAGAAGTCACCAAAAACACGATGTCGCAGtttgaacagaaagaaaacgcGGAGCAGTCAGTGCTCACCTCGGAACAGCAACGAAACGGAACCTTGGTGAACCCGAGAGCGGTTTGTAACGTGTGTAAACGTTTGTACCGAGACCCGAAAATCCTCCCCTGTCTGCACACCTTCTGCTCCGACTGCATCGGCCAGCTGGAGCCGTTCTCGGTGTCTTCGCGCTGCAGTCGGGACGGACTGGAAGACAGCCGGGGCGAAGCGGTGGAAGAGGACCGAACAGCCGTCACTGTCACGGTGCTCTGTCCCGACTGTGACTCCGAGGTTGACATCCCTCCTTCGGGACCGGAAGGGCTGAGCACCGACCACCTGGCGCTGGACGAAGTATTCCTGGAGACCCTGGTGACGGACGGCCCTCTGGGATGTGACCTGTGCGGCGAAGGAGGCGCCGAGAGCCGCTGCGAGGTCTGCTCCGTCAACCTGTGCGAGTTCTGCTGCCAGGCGCACAGGTAGAGTCTGTCCTGGTTCTCTCTGCCCGCAGAGCTACGTAGACTGACTTCTGTTCGGTTTTATACACTCGTTGCTTTTACACTTTCATATAGGCGAGGtatgttttaatctgttttctgtcaagCTAACAGGCACGCTACATAGACTAAAGTATTGcggcacctgaccattacaccagcagggactttgaTGGCATCATATTCTAATTACATAGGcggctttgcagctataacagcttccgctcttctgagaaggctttccacatgAGTGGAgtggggtgtttctgtgggaatttggTGCCCATTCGTGTAGTAGAACGTTTGTGtgatcaggcactgatgctggatgAAATGGAATGGctgaagttcttccacaccaaaactcaccaaactcatccaaccagtgtgtttatggactttgctttgtgcactaaagaaggcccttttctattccagcatgacttcCTTAACTGAAAGTAAGGGGCCCaccccaacccctgaaaacagccccatatcaCACGTGAGTTAGCGTATGTAACGTTAACTTTCTTGAGCGAGCTGAACAGAGTCTCCAGGAAGTCATTGCTCTTACTTCCAGTTGATGGTTTGAGACCACTGCCTTtacataaagatggacaacatgcaagctccccaaaagtgaagtcaaaaacATCTCGAAAGAAAGGCTTCAAATCTTTCAGTCGGAGAGAAGTTTGAATCTGTTTTTAGTGTATggttctgtttctgctctgttttgttttgtgctgtctgtttggtgtttttctctttttaccaCATGTGAGGCTGTTCTCTGACCTGTAtgtatctgtgtctgttctgttctgtatgCAGGCGGCAGAAGCGAACAGCGTCTCACTCTGTTCAGTGTCTGGTGGAACTGAAGTCTCGTGGTCGCCTTAGCCGCCCCGTCCTCTGCTCCCTCCACCCGAGCCAGGAGCTCCGGCTCTTCTGTCAGCCCTGCGACCTGCCCGTCTGCCTGGAATGTGCCGCCATGCTGCACCGCGACCACCGCTGCTGCCCCACTCGTGACGTTATCCATCGCCATGGAGACCGCATCCGAGAACTGGTCACAGGGCACCTGCGACCTCGCCTTGAGCGTCTGAAGGATTCGCTGCAGAAGGTGCAAGGGAGTCTGTTTGGAAAATTATTGCTCTGTCGACAAGAGATCACTTTCAGCTGTCGGCTTGACCTTTTTTCTGGCTCCATCCGAGGCTTTATGACAGCACTATGCTTTGATGACACGAAATCCTTCTCAAGGTCATAAATGATTTATCTCAAATATCTTATTTTACAACTAAATTCTCTGTCTACAGGTGGAAGATTGCCAGGAGGCTTTGCAGGCACGGGTGGATGAAACAGCGAATGAGGTGAGGGCATTTGCACGAAGCTACGCCAGCGCTGTGGAAGCCCACTGCCTGTCTCTGCTGCATCGCCTGGAGGAGCTCCGTGTCCAACGCAGGTTTGCCAATAATGTTATGAATATTCTTTTGGGAAATGAATGAAGTCTCCGAGTTTTAGAACTATGCGTGGAGTAGAATCTTGAAACTCCCTGCTCACACTGTGACTCGTCGCCACTCAGtttgggaaaaagaaaaaggtttttcTGACCTCTGGCCACCAtgtggagggagaaaacaaacaagccagaTAGTCACAAAGCTGTGGCATTCAACAtgttattacatattattattcttttcGTTACAGTCTCGAGCCAGCTGTTGTATCAGTAGTAATTTGTGCCTTTATACGTATCACAAAATGCTGAATGCTTTATTTGCCATCAACATGTATGATACTCATCTTGTCATTTTGCTGTCTTGCActataatatacagtattatcTTAAGTCCACAAGCCTGTTTTAATTGAATTAACTGCTGAAGCACTGAATCAAAGACAAGGTTGTCTTCATGGGACAGTAACATTTATCTCACTTTCAGGTTGTTGATTTACTCCTAACTAATAGTTTGTAATTTGACAAACTATTTGAAATAGTTTTTTCCCCAAAGCCTTGAGGGTCTTTATCAATGAAAAAGAGTCCATAACATCTGAGCAAACTCAttctgctgatgaaaaatgtgagaTGTGATTGTCACTATTATTTCTGAGATAAAGCCACAAACTTTCTTGCTAAATTTGAGAATTTGTCTGTTGTGAGTTCACCGTAAAACAATACGTGCATTCTGAAAGTCACACAGGTATTTTGAAACATTACTGAAGGACAAATAATTCTTTCAAGAAATTAATGGTTTGTGGAAAAAAGTGCCATTTGTAATGGGAATATCTTTCGAGATTCTCTAAGCATATTTCTCCTCAACAGATACAAACAGGCCACCAAGGTTTGCAGCAttcacactgtgtttgtctaACAGGAACCAGCTCCACCTGCAGAGGGCGCAGCTGCAGCAGGCTCTGTTGGACATCCAAAACAGCGTTGAGTTTGCAGAGAGGCTACTGACCTGCGGCTCAGATGCTGAGATCCTCAGCGCCAAAGGTGTGACCCTCAGGAGACTGACCAGTCTGGCAGAGAGCAGCTTTGACCCACCCCCAGCTACTGTCGCCCCTGACGAcggcagcagcatcagcttcATGCCCAGGGAGCCAGCAGGGGAGGTGGAGGGCTACCCGGTGGTCGGAGTAATCAACTCTAAGACAGTGGACCTCAGCAAGTGCACCATTGTAGGAGAAGGTAAACCCCTCCAGCTGCCAATGTGTTCTattctgtttacatttatgtCAGGACTCTCTTTTGCCAGTTCTCACAGTGTCTACGTTTTAGTGGTGTTTTTTTCTATACAGttatgttttagttttagttttagtggGAGCAGCTGCATACAGGCTGGTGGGGATGTGGAGGTGATCGAGTAAGGATTTGGGAAAGGGGATGGGGTCAGTGTACAGAGTTCTCCTGCAGCAGTTAAACACTATTGTTACCTTCCTGAGTGCTTTGGCTCAAAGGCAGAAATTCCTCTGGGACTGAAGGAATGTTGAGGTGATTCAACAGGCCCAAAGGCAGGgatgtttacacacaaacatagcaggcacacacacacacacgcacacgctgtgaaagagagaaaggaagccTACAAGTGACATTACAAGTGGCTACAGGACATAATGTCATGTAGTCCATCCACCAGGGGTTTACAatggaagaaacacacacactgcctcatTGAGCAACATGACCAGCTGCACCTCCTGAACTTACTTTTTGTGAAGTGATTATTTTTGCTGCCTGCTACGTACAGTCAATTCACACAAGAAACCAATACTATAAGAAGAAGTAAACACAAGAAGCATGCATcaagatattttgttttcttgctgtccAGAGTGTTTAAATTCAGTCTGCATAGAAATGAAAAACGGATTTGAACCATGCCTGAGACCAAAACAGCAAGACAGAAGTGCTGTAGGAATTTCACAACAAAGGTATATCTGAATCAGTGTATCGCACCCctaaacattattaaaaaataatattaatccACAGATTTATTGACAATAAAAGTTGCATCCCTAAGAAATTACACATTACTCCGCAGAGCACATGTGGGTGTTGTAGTCATCTTCTGTTATCCCTCTTAAAATGATACCCTTGTGCACAGGCAGCCAGCAGAGATTTGTAGCAGCTTGTCTCCATGAAAGGCTCACCTTTAAGTagtgtttgtctgtgaggaACATGGaaaaccacagcaaacaagCACTTCTGCTTCTGAGTTGTCTAGGTGTCAAAGACAAGTGTATTGTTGTTATGTTTGTCAAAAGGTCAGTCCCTGTATTATGTGGAGCATTTATTTGGATGCTAGCCCGTGTCCGTATTAGACTGCATGCATTTTGTTTGGGACCATATAAAGCAGTAGAAATTTCATTtccacactttttcttttcacgtTGACttctgaaaatgcattttttttatgcagGTTTGGGCATTAAAAACCCACAATATCACTATTTCGGCTAaaccatttattttttctattttaagtACCTCCCAACTTCACTTCCAACAACCTCATCAGCTTGATGCAATGTGACACTTGCATTTAAGGGGGCAGGTAAAGGCAAGATATCTGTGTTAACTACTGGAAAGCAGAATTCAGGGAGGCTTATTGCGATTATCCCCTCTTGGTGTgataaggggggggggggttcaagTGGTGGATTTAGAACCAGAGGCTGTGCAGAACAGGTGAAATGTGGGCCAGAACAGCTGCGTCTGTAATGGTGACAGCTGCCGGATACTGGACTAAGCAAGCACACATGTATTTCACAGATAATTTACACCCATTAGTAGAAGCAGTGATAATAGTAATACAGCTAGTGGTTCAAATGATGGTAATAGAtgaagagatgttttttttccatgacaaTGGTAGTAATTACTGCTCTCAATGCCTTAGTCGAGTAAAAGTAGCTAGAGTATAAAGGTAATATTCCCCTTTATATATATGTCAATGACTGATATGTTTTTTCAGGGCTGATGCAGATTGTTAGCATGAGGAGACTGATAACTTATATTTGGAACTGATGTACATTTGTGAGCAGCATGGTGATGCAGTGTTTAGCAGTGTTGAGGATTTGCAGCCAGAGGATTCAAATCCAGttctggacccttctgtgcagagttgttctccctgtgcctgcgtgggttttctccgggttctccagcttcctcccacaataccaaaaacatgcacattaggttaactggctactctaaattgcccctaggtgtgagtgtgtggttttgtctgtgtgtcagccctgcgattgactggctaccagtccagggtgtaccccgcctctcacccgtagtcagctgttGTCTGCACTCCATTTTGTCGGCtatcagactgaaaaaaaaacactaatacTGATAAGTAGAAAAATGCTGATCATTGGCTGGGTCAGTATTGGGTCTATCCCTAatataaaagttgtttttttaggtGTTAGGCCTAATAGGCCTCACGTCGAATGTGAACAAAGATACTTCATGCAGTCAGCAGACTCcatttaccaaaaaaaatatacaatgtCATTGGCCTCATCCTAACAGGCTCCAGCTAACAGGAGATTCTGTCAATCAAACACATCCTGTAGAGTAGAGTAGAGCTTTAGAAAATGACCTGTGTGTTAATTGATAAATTAGCTCAATCAACGTTAGTGCTTAGTTTGAGAACTGCAACTAATAGTTGCAATGTATAATAATCATATtttatcatatcatattttctattgattgatttgtttaaGGTTAGCAGACATTAGCTGTGGTTAGCCACTGTAGGTCATACAAGGCTAAATGAGCCTATGACAGCAAAAACCCAAAGTGTACGGAATCaacttttcatttattaaaaacagaaacacaatagaATAGAAGGAAAGAAttacttcattttctttttctttgaaatgtaaGTTCCCCTTTAATAGTGTTTAATAGAGTTTATCTGTGTAACCTGTACAGAAAGCCTTTGCAAtcagacaaaaatgtcaaattaactAATATTTACAGTACTTGGATTAATGTACTTCCTTACTTCTGTCTCCAGTAGGCATTTTTTAGTGACttcaacaaacaacaatatGGCAGCAACTACAACTTAAACTACACTCTGAACATGTAGCCATGGTTTGCATGTGCCAAACCATAAAAGACAAGAGTCTGAGAATTTTATATGTTGGTAAattaatgtgaatatttttggaCTAAGTCACGCTAGTTGGTTCCCCTTGCTTTTAATCTGTACGCTAAGCTAGTCTAAACATGTTCCAGTGCTACTCTGTGCTACACACAGGAGATTGATGCAAATGTTCTCATCATAATTTCAGAAAGAACGGAAATGAAACTGTCTCAAAAGTTTCTTTAAAGGTGTCCTGGCAGAGTTTACTGTAACGGTGCTAACTGCTAACAGCAACAGCTTCGGCGACAGTAAGGGTAATAGTTGTCATACAAGTGTTGTAGCTGTAATAGATGGAGCAGAACAGTATCGGTGGATGTGGTTTCATTAGCAAAAGTAGCAACAaccctctgcagctgctggacagCACTGAAAATAACAGATGAGTACATAGTGTTGGATCATTAGCTATGGAGCAGCTAATAGAGTCTGACAAGAAGATGCAAAGCAACATTAATCACtgatataaacacaaatgatgttGGCTTTTACATGACAGCAACAGCATACCAGCTGATGAATACTTTCAGCccaacagaacaacagaacaagTTAATGAAACACTAAATAATGATGTGAGCTTCTGGAACAGTCTGGTCAGCAGTACTGAAGCcagctgtgagtgtgttcaAGTGGCTAACCACTGTATGTTTAGAGGGAAACTTTCTTACATAAGCACCCACTAGGGGGTTGTTTGGTAggagagattgtgtgtgtgtgtgtgtatagagtCAGGGGCAGATGTCTTAAGCATCTCCATTTTGTGGCGTGTCTGAATGATGAAGTGCCTCTGTTAATGTGATGTTCCGAGGCGAGAGAGACAAATCCTACGtttgtgtgtagatgtgtgtggctgtctttccacctcttgtttgtttgcagagaTTGTATATTTATAACAGGGTCCGATTTTTATGCCTTTAAAGCTTTAgagcttgtgcatgtgtgtgtgttttgttttttttttttttgagtgtgcaTCAGTCATCAACATTGATTaatgtgctgatttttttttgtatcatttGAATCATTGATTTAAAAACCCAAAGCCtatttactatcataaatgacaaagaaaaacagcaaatcctgaTGTTGAAGAAGCAGGAACCAGCAAAGGTTGGATGTATTTGcttgaaaacaatgaaaagaaaaaaaatatatatttgcaAACTGATTTTCTATCGATTGACTAATCAGTTAATCGATGAGTCATTGCAGCtctatgcatgcacacacatctataggtgtgtttattttgttgtgtttggttCAAATGGACATTGTACATTGATAGATTTATTGCATATGGGTGCACGCATGCTGATTAGTGCATCACCTTGTCCTCTAACCTCTAACCCCACCCCCACCGGTCACAGGTCTGCAGAGGGGCATGGAGGGCCAGCAGGCTCACTTCACCCTGGTGTGCAGAGACACATCTGGGCAACAGATGGCACATGGTGGAGAGCATGTCTTGGTCAGCATCGTTCACAAGGAGAAGAAAAGCTGGTGAGTATTAGATGGCTTAGCTTACTGTGTCAACGTTTTAGCTTTCCAGAACCTGGTGGAAGATGGAGCTACAACCAGACGCAAGGCACTGATGGCTCTGTTGTTGTGAAGTGAAGTGGCTTTTTCATGGAGTGCAACGAGGTTTTATTATCTCAGGAAGATGTGTGTCATTAACACTGCAGTTGTTCACTGTCTGCCACCCAGCTGCTCCGAGCAGGCCGACAGAGCACTCTGCACCTGTGTACTGTGCTATTTTTGTACCTTTGGTGGAAGGAGCAGCACGTGTATACACCTCTTCAAAATCACACAGACAAGGGCTATTCATGGTTTGCTTGTCTGTTCCAAGCATTCTTCACTGATAAAAAGTTATTATATTCCCTTAATGTCAAAGCTATGAATATTTGTATGTGATGAATACGTAATTTTCCATCATCCCTTATTAACAGATAGAAGACACGAATGGCTGCTTCTTAATTTATTAGCTTTTACAGATATGTGACAGCAGCATGTGCGTTCCATCTGCAGCCTGTAATTAGAGTGATGTGCATTATCAATTCATAATTACTTGCACCAGATCTCCTGTAGTTGACTTGCTACAGTCTAGTGCAACCAGCGCCAGGCTGTTGCTACATCACCACACAATCCCGTCCTCCCGCACACACCCGGCCTGTTGGTTACAGCTCAGTGATTCACGCAGCCAACGCTAATAAACAAACTTATTAGCAGTGTTGGAGACGGTGACAACATGTCTTACCGACACCGTGAGGCGGTGGAGCAGAGTCACAAATGGTCAAACAACTGTGTCGATTAAATTTCCAAACTTGAACTTCTGCGGGGAGTTGTGAGCGTCGCTTGTCTGTGTGAGAAGAATCTGGTAAGGCTTGGTGGACAAATCACCCTTCATCAACTGATTCACAGTGTTGGTGATGATTTGAATACAAACAAgaatcaaactgaaatgaaatgttggaATGAAGTATGTATTTATAGTATTAATGGGATGGTTTGCTCTCGTCTCGCTCAGCGCAGTGGAGGCGACAGTGACTGACAACAGTGACGGATCCTACAGCGTTTCATACGCGCCTAAAGAGCCAGGAGTCTACTCAGTGTGGGTTTGTGTCAAAGCCCAACATGTCAAGGTACAAAACCAACTCCCTGAGTCTGTAACACAATGTAACAATGCAGagaatttatttactttttcaaaaCAGATGTTAATAATTATGTGTTGGCACTTGTTCAATGTAAAGCAGGACGGAGCTGCGGTGTTGCCAGCAGCTTACAGCGTACTGCCTCAGGCCTGTTAACGGCATCCTGACAAATTTAATCATTGTGGACAAAATTCTCTTCGTgccaacacaaaaacaaacaggctgcCTATCACAGCTCTGTTGCTTGATAAGTAAAAGACTGTTTGACATCTTGAGTTAAGACAATGTGctcacttttgtgtttttgtttgctgttggcTTGTATCGACATAGACAGACTCTTTGCCTTCTCACCCTGCAGGGCTCTCCATTTACTctgaaggtgaagaggaagTTTAGGCGTCACAGTGGgacatttcactgctgctcCTTCTG is a window encoding:
- the vtcn1 gene encoding V-set domain-containing T-cell activation inhibitor 1 isoform X1; the protein is MASLGHIIFCSMITLIVLFSAIIILILALTFSRTFVQGRLKKSSSEVMSLSTFPIASLGGDALLSCYLRKKSEQATLSKVSVTWEKEGLEGLVYQYNNGAPDLGDQNSQFKGRTQLFPDVLVTGNASLLLRDVKQSDEGVYTCSISSSDGGGNVNIHLRTAAFSAPTFTLSNDILTAEAKSWFPKPTVTWLDGNGSVLQGTTQLTENSAGIFSVISTLQPVNVSDTYTCTIENNLVISFSKATITGSQVSESTHITYSTASSLLASTFLHIVTGILCIYYLT
- the vtcn1 gene encoding V-set domain-containing T-cell activation inhibitor 1 isoform X2 produces the protein MASLGHIIFCSMITLIVLFSAIIILILALTFSKSSSEVMSLSTFPIASLGGDALLSCYLRKKSEQATLSKVSVTWEKEGLEGLVYQYNNGAPDLGDQNSQFKGRTQLFPDVLVTGNASLLLRDVKQSDEGVYTCSISSSDGGGNVNIHLRTAAFSAPTFTLSNDILTAEAKSWFPKPTVTWLDGNGSVLQGTTQLTENSAGIFSVISTLQPVNVSDTYTCTIENNLVISFSKATITGSQVSESTHITYSTASSLLASTFLHIVTGILCIYYLT
- the trim45 gene encoding tripartite motif-containing protein 45; this encodes MSQFEQKENAEQSVLTSEQQRNGTLVNPRAVCNVCKRLYRDPKILPCLHTFCSDCIGQLEPFSVSSRCSRDGLEDSRGEAVEEDRTAVTVTVLCPDCDSEVDIPPSGPEGLSTDHLALDEVFLETLVTDGPLGCDLCGEGGAESRCEVCSVNLCEFCCQAHRRQKRTASHSVQCLVELKSRGRLSRPVLCSLHPSQELRLFCQPCDLPVCLECAAMLHRDHRCCPTRDVIHRHGDRIRELVTGHLRPRLERLKDSLQKVEDCQEALQARVDETANEVRAFARSYASAVEAHCLSLLHRLEELRVQRRNQLHLQRAQLQQALLDIQNSVEFAERLLTCGSDAEILSAKGVTLRRLTSLAESSFDPPPATVAPDDGSSISFMPREPAGEVEGYPVVGVINSKTVDLSKCTIVGEGLQRGMEGQQAHFTLVCRDTSGQQMAHGGEHVLVSIVHKEKKSCAVEATVTDNSDGSYSVSYAPKEPGVYSVWVCVKAQHVKGSPFTLKVKRKFRRHSGTFHCCSFCSSGGAKEARCGCPGTMPGGFKGCGHGHKGHPGKPHWSCCGSTVEQSECLPQSVLAAVSPHGHLRTVEL